The following coding sequences lie in one Pectobacterium sp. A5351 genomic window:
- the radA gene encoding DNA repair protein RadA — protein sequence MAKAVKRAFVCNECGADYPRWQGQCSACHAWNTITEVRLASTSTSRTDRLTGYAGESAGVSRVQKLSEISLEALPRFSTGFLEFDRVLGGGVVPGSAILIGGNPGAGKSTLLLQTLCKLSENMKTLYVTGEESLQQVAMRAHRLNLPTQNLNMLSETSIEQICLIAEQERPKLMVIDSIQVMHLADIQSSPGSVAQVRETAAYLTRFAKTRGVAIVMVGHVTKDGSLAGPKVLEHCIDCSVLLDGDADSRFRTLRSHKNRFGAVNELGVFAMTEQGLREVSNPSAIFLSRGDEVTSGSSVMVVWEGTRPLLVEIQALVDQSMMSNPRRVAVGLEQNRLAILLAVLHRHGGLQMSDQDVFVNVVGGVKVTETSADLALLLSLVSSFRDRPLPQDLVIFGEVGLAGEIRPVPSGQERITEAAKHGFKRAIVPHANMPKKAPASMQVFGVKKLADALAILDDL from the coding sequence GTGGCAAAAGCCGTCAAACGGGCGTTTGTATGTAATGAATGTGGAGCTGACTATCCGCGCTGGCAAGGACAGTGCAGCGCCTGCCATGCCTGGAACACCATTACTGAAGTTCGCCTGGCATCGACGTCAACGTCACGCACTGACCGCCTCACTGGCTATGCGGGTGAAAGCGCTGGCGTCAGCCGGGTACAGAAGCTTTCGGAAATCAGCCTTGAAGCCCTGCCTCGCTTTTCTACCGGCTTTCTGGAGTTTGACCGCGTTCTGGGCGGCGGCGTCGTTCCGGGCAGCGCGATTCTGATCGGCGGTAACCCCGGCGCGGGTAAAAGTACCCTGCTGCTGCAAACGCTCTGCAAGCTGTCAGAAAATATGAAAACCCTGTACGTCACCGGGGAAGAATCCTTGCAGCAGGTGGCGATGCGGGCACACCGCCTTAATCTGCCGACCCAGAATCTCAATATGCTGTCGGAAACCAGCATCGAACAGATTTGCCTGATTGCCGAGCAGGAACGGCCGAAGCTAATGGTGATCGACTCCATTCAGGTCATGCATCTCGCCGATATTCAATCGTCTCCCGGCAGCGTGGCGCAGGTGCGTGAAACCGCCGCCTATCTGACACGCTTCGCCAAAACGCGCGGCGTCGCTATCGTGATGGTCGGCCACGTCACCAAAGATGGTTCGCTCGCCGGGCCGAAAGTATTGGAACACTGCATCGACTGTTCCGTCCTGCTGGACGGCGATGCCGATTCCCGCTTCCGTACCCTGCGCAGCCATAAAAACCGTTTCGGTGCCGTTAACGAGCTGGGTGTGTTCGCGATGACGGAACAAGGGCTACGCGAGGTCAGCAATCCATCAGCGATTTTCCTCAGTCGCGGGGACGAAGTGACGTCCGGTAGTTCCGTGATGGTGGTGTGGGAAGGTACGCGCCCGCTGCTGGTCGAAATTCAGGCACTGGTGGATCAATCGATGATGTCCAACCCGCGCCGCGTGGCGGTCGGTCTGGAGCAAAACCGCCTAGCCATCCTGTTAGCAGTGCTGCATCGCCACGGCGGCTTGCAGATGTCGGATCAGGATGTGTTTGTGAATGTCGTCGGCGGCGTCAAAGTCACCGAAACCAGTGCCGATCTGGCGCTGCTGTTATCGCTGGTCTCCAGCTTCCGCGACCGCCCGCTGCCGCAGGATCTCGTCATCTTCGGCGAAGTCGGCCTGGCGGGCGAAATCCGCCCAGTTCCTAGCGGACAAGAGCGGATTACCGAAGCCGCTAAGCACGGCTTCAAACGCGCCATCGTTCCTCATGCCAATATGCCGAAGAAAGCCCCAGCCAGTATGCAGGTGTTCGGCGTGAAAAAGCTGGCCGACGCGCTGGCAATCCTCGACGATCTCTAA
- the nadR gene encoding multifunctional transcriptional regulator/nicotinamide-nucleotide adenylyltransferase/ribosylnicotinamide kinase NadR, translating to MSSFDYLKSAIRQKGCTLQQVADATDMTKGYLSQLLNAKIKSPSAQKLEALHRFLELEFPRYEKSIGVVFGKFYPLHTGHIYLIQRACSQVDELHVVLGYDEPRDRLLFENSSMSQQPTVSDRLRWLLQTFKYQKNIHIHAFNEQGMEPYPHGWDVWSKGIQAFMQEKSITPNFVYTSEEQDAAQYREHLGIEAVLIDPQRSFMNISGSQIRHDPFRYWDYIPTEVKPFFVRTVAILGGESSGKSTLVNKLANIFNTTSAWEYGRDYVFSHLGGDEMALQYSDYDKIALGQAQYIDFAVKYANKVAFIDTDFVTTQAFCKKYEGREHPFVQALIDEYRFDLVILLENNTPWVADGLRSLGSTTARSEFQNLLKTMLADNNIPYVYIKESDYDSRFLHCVELVQQMLGHDRSPEPIKG from the coding sequence ATGTCATCATTTGATTACCTGAAATCCGCCATCCGCCAGAAGGGTTGCACCCTACAGCAGGTTGCCGACGCGACCGATATGACCAAAGGCTATCTCAGTCAATTACTTAATGCCAAAATCAAAAGCCCTAGCGCGCAGAAGCTGGAAGCGCTTCACCGCTTTCTTGAACTGGAATTCCCGCGCTACGAAAAGAGTATTGGCGTCGTCTTCGGCAAGTTCTATCCGCTACACACTGGCCACATTTATCTGATTCAGCGCGCGTGCAGCCAGGTCGATGAACTGCATGTGGTTTTAGGTTACGACGAACCACGCGACCGTCTGCTGTTTGAGAACAGTTCGATGTCGCAGCAGCCGACCGTCAGCGACCGCCTGCGCTGGCTCTTACAGACCTTTAAGTATCAGAAAAACATTCATATCCATGCCTTTAATGAGCAAGGAATGGAGCCTTACCCGCACGGCTGGGATGTGTGGAGTAAAGGGATTCAGGCGTTCATGCAGGAAAAAAGCATCACGCCCAATTTCGTCTACACCAGCGAAGAACAGGATGCCGCGCAATACCGTGAGCATCTGGGCATTGAGGCCGTCCTGATCGACCCACAGCGCTCCTTTATGAACATCAGCGGTTCGCAGATTCGTCACGATCCCTTCCGCTATTGGGACTATATCCCGACTGAGGTGAAACCGTTCTTTGTGCGCACGGTTGCCATTCTTGGTGGTGAATCCAGCGGCAAATCCACGCTGGTGAATAAACTGGCCAATATCTTCAACACTACCAGCGCCTGGGAATATGGCCGCGATTACGTGTTCTCTCATCTGGGGGGCGACGAGATGGCGCTGCAATATTCCGACTACGACAAGATCGCGTTGGGTCAGGCACAGTACATTGATTTTGCCGTCAAATACGCCAATAAAGTGGCCTTTATCGACACCGATTTCGTCACCACGCAGGCGTTCTGCAAGAAATATGAGGGGCGTGAACACCCGTTCGTTCAGGCGCTGATCGACGAATACCGCTTTGACCTGGTGATTTTGCTGGAAAACAACACGCCATGGGTAGCCGACGGGCTGCGCAGTTTAGGCAGCACCACCGCCCGTTCGGAGTTCCAGAACCTGCTGAAAACGATGCTGGCTGACAATAATATCCCGTACGTTTACATCAAAGAGTCGGACTACGACTCGCGCTTCCTGCACTGTGTGGAGTTGGTACAGCAGATGTTAGGCCACGATCGTTCGCCTGAACCGATCAAAGGCTAG
- the osmY gene encoding molecular chaperone OsmY yields the protein MKKTTLTQSLIVVALGSILAGGAMAEETLGQKVDRIADTAGAKIDSSANKASDYMGDSAITAKVKSALLEDKSITSNDISVETSKGVVTLSGFVGSQALSTRAVEIATQVEGVQSVSDKLQVKDNQSQSVGAYADDAVVTSTIKAKLLADDIVPSRKVKVETQDGVVLLSGAVDNKAQSDRAESVAKAVDGVKSVKNDLTVK from the coding sequence ATGAAAAAGACCACATTGACACAATCGCTGATCGTAGTTGCTCTGGGTTCTATTCTGGCTGGCGGTGCTATGGCTGAAGAAACGTTAGGGCAGAAAGTTGATCGTATCGCGGATACCGCTGGTGCAAAAATCGATAGCTCCGCTAATAAAGCATCTGACTACATGGGCGACAGCGCTATCACAGCAAAAGTGAAGAGCGCGTTGCTGGAAGATAAATCGATTACCAGCAACGACATTTCCGTCGAAACCTCCAAAGGCGTCGTCACACTAAGCGGCTTCGTCGGTAGTCAGGCTCTCAGTACCCGAGCGGTAGAAATTGCCACGCAGGTTGAGGGCGTCCAATCCGTCAGTGACAAACTGCAGGTGAAAGATAATCAATCACAATCGGTTGGCGCGTATGCCGATGATGCTGTGGTGACCAGCACGATTAAGGCCAAATTGCTGGCGGATGACATCGTTCCATCCCGCAAGGTGAAAGTCGAAACGCAGGACGGCGTTGTGCTATTGAGCGGTGCGGTTGACAACAAAGCGCAGTCCGATCGTGCAGAAAGTGTTGCCAAAGCCGTTGACGGCGTGAAAAGCGTCAAGAATGACCTGACCGTAAAATAA
- a CDS encoding YtjB family periplasmic protein, which yields MVRARVKFRLHRTAIVLICLALLVVLMQGASYFSLSHQMARSEQVEDLARTLSRQVAYSLSPLMGSADDNSQKINTILKQLTDHSRILDAGVYQQDGSLVAHVGEQVQLRDRLALDGNRVGSYFNHQLVQPIEGKEGPIGFLRITLDTHVLATEARQVDNTTNILRLMILLSLAIGIILTRTLLQNRRTRWQQSPYFLTASTPVKEEGDDTGSDARPNDSTAVKKDAEEKV from the coding sequence ATGGTTCGCGCCCGGGTGAAATTTCGTCTACACCGCACGGCAATTGTGCTGATTTGTCTCGCCCTGCTGGTGGTATTAATGCAAGGTGCGTCCTATTTCAGTTTGAGCCACCAGATGGCGCGATCTGAACAGGTTGAAGATCTGGCGCGTACGCTCTCCAGACAGGTGGCTTACAGCCTTTCTCCGCTGATGGGCAGTGCGGATGATAATAGCCAAAAAATTAATACCATCCTCAAACAGCTTACCGATCACAGCCGTATTCTGGATGCTGGCGTGTATCAGCAGGACGGCTCGCTGGTGGCGCATGTTGGTGAACAGGTGCAACTGCGAGATCGACTGGCGTTGGACGGCAATCGGGTCGGCAGCTACTTTAACCATCAACTGGTGCAGCCGATTGAGGGGAAAGAAGGGCCGATTGGCTTCCTGCGTATCACCTTAGATACCCATGTGCTGGCGACCGAAGCCAGACAGGTGGACAACACCACCAATATTCTGCGTCTGATGATTTTGCTTTCTCTGGCTATCGGCATCATTCTGACCCGAACGCTGTTGCAGAATCGTCGTACCCGCTGGCAACAATCGCCTTACTTTCTTACGGCGAGTACCCCAGTGAAAGAAGAAGGGGACGACACAGGGAGTGACGCGCGGCCGAACGATAGCACGGCAGTGAAAAAGGACGCGGAAGAAAAAGTCTGA
- the zapA gene encoding cell division protein ZapA: MSAQPVDIQIFGRSLRVNCPPEQQDALNQAAEDLNQRLQDLKVRTRVTNTEQLVFIAALNVCHELAQERGKTRDYASNMEQRIRMLQQTIEQALLEQGRITERQGAQFE, encoded by the coding sequence ATGTCTGCACAACCAGTAGATATTCAAATTTTTGGCCGTTCGTTAAGAGTGAATTGTCCGCCAGAACAACAGGATGCGTTGAATCAGGCTGCGGAAGATCTTAACCAGCGGTTGCAAGATCTTAAAGTTCGCACTAGAGTCACAAACACAGAGCAACTGGTGTTTATTGCCGCGCTGAATGTGTGCCATGAACTGGCGCAGGAACGGGGTAAAACCCGTGATTATGCGTCGAATATGGAACAGCGTATTCGTATGTTGCAGCAGACCATTGAACAGGCGTTGCTGGAACAAGGGCGGATCACAGAACGCCAGGGTGCGCAATTTGAATAA
- the serB gene encoding phosphoserine phosphatase, with translation MSNSLTYRDLPDEINCWPGLPLSLSGDEVMPLDYRAGDTGWLIYSDVLDKNLISRYQRKLGSAMVIVSAWNVGDYQVVRLAGTLTPRATKLAHELGIDVAAMRNAPTLRSPGLLVMDMDSTAIQIECIDEIAKLAGTGELVAEVTERAMRGELDFAASLRQRVGTLKGADANILKTVLKTLPLMPGLRNMVSQLQEAGWHVAIASGGFTYFADYLRDELGLVAAVANELGMQDGKLTGDVIGQIVDAKHKATTLQQLAEKLEIPMHQTVAIGDGANDLPMIKVASLGIAYHAKPKVNEQSAVTIRHADLTGVLCILSGSMRHEKR, from the coding sequence ATGTCGAATAGTCTGACCTATCGTGATCTCCCTGATGAGATCAACTGTTGGCCGGGACTGCCATTATCACTGAGCGGTGATGAAGTGATGCCGCTTGACTATCGCGCTGGCGACACCGGCTGGCTTATTTATAGCGACGTCCTCGATAAAAACCTGATTTCTCGCTACCAGCGTAAACTGGGCAGCGCAATGGTTATCGTGAGCGCCTGGAATGTGGGCGATTATCAGGTTGTGCGTTTAGCTGGCACGCTGACACCACGCGCTACCAAGCTGGCACACGAGCTGGGTATTGATGTCGCGGCCATGCGTAACGCACCGACGCTGCGTTCGCCGGGTTTACTGGTCATGGACATGGATTCCACCGCGATTCAGATCGAATGTATTGATGAAATCGCCAAGCTGGCAGGCACAGGCGAACTGGTCGCTGAAGTCACCGAACGCGCGATGCGCGGCGAGTTGGATTTCGCTGCCAGCCTGCGTCAGCGCGTGGGGACATTAAAAGGTGCCGACGCCAATATTTTAAAAACGGTACTTAAGACGCTACCACTGATGCCAGGCCTGCGTAATATGGTTAGCCAGCTTCAGGAAGCGGGCTGGCACGTTGCCATTGCGTCGGGCGGGTTTACCTACTTTGCCGATTATTTGCGTGATGAGCTAGGCCTGGTGGCCGCCGTTGCCAACGAATTAGGCATGCAAGACGGCAAGCTGACTGGCGACGTCATAGGTCAGATTGTCGATGCAAAACATAAAGCGACTACACTGCAACAGTTGGCGGAAAAGCTGGAAATCCCAATGCATCAGACCGTGGCGATTGGTGACGGCGCGAACGATCTGCCGATGATCAAGGTAGCCAGCTTAGGCATTGCCTATCACGCCAAACCGAAGGTCAATGAACAATCTGCGGTGACCATCCGTCATGCCGATCTGACCGGTGTGCTGTGCATTCTTAGCGGCAGTATGAGACACGAAAAGCGTTAA
- the prfC gene encoding peptide chain release factor 3, translating to MSPSEYAREVSKRRTFAIISHPDAGKTTITEKVLLFGQAIQTAGTVKGRGSNQHAKSDWMEMEKQRGISITTSVMQFPYRDCLVNLLDTPGHEDFSEDTYRTLTAVDCCLMVIDAAKGVEDRTRKLMEVTRLRDTPILTFMNKLDRDIRDPMEVLDEVESELKIACAPITWPIGCGKLFKGVYHLYKDETYLYQSGKGHTIQEVRIVKGLDNPELDTAVGEELAAQLREELELVQGASHEFELDAFLAGELTPVFFGTALGNFGVDHMLDGLVAWAPAPMPRKTDTREVTAAEEKFTGFVFKIQANMDPKHRDRVAFMRVVSGKYEKSMKLRQVRTGKDMVISDALTFMAGDRSHIEEAYPGDIIGLHNHGTIQIGDTFTQGEDMKFTGIPNFAPELFRRIRLRDPLKQKQLLKGLVQLSEEGAVQVFRPLTNNDLIVGAVGVLQFDVVVARLKTEYNVEAIYESVNVSTARWVECSDVKKFEEFKRKNELHLALDGGDNLAYVAPTMVNLNLTRERYPEVTFHQTREH from the coding sequence ATGTCTCCAAGTGAATACGCCCGCGAAGTCTCCAAAAGAAGAACGTTCGCTATCATTTCTCACCCCGATGCCGGTAAAACCACGATTACCGAAAAGGTCCTGCTGTTCGGACAGGCGATCCAGACTGCCGGTACGGTAAAAGGGCGTGGTTCGAACCAGCATGCAAAATCCGACTGGATGGAGATGGAAAAGCAGCGTGGTATCTCCATCACCACGTCCGTGATGCAGTTTCCCTACCGTGATTGTCTGGTTAACCTGCTCGATACCCCAGGGCACGAAGACTTCTCCGAAGATACCTATCGTACGCTGACGGCGGTGGACTGCTGCCTGATGGTGATCGATGCCGCAAAAGGGGTCGAAGATCGTACGCGTAAGCTGATGGAAGTCACCCGTCTGCGCGACACCCCGATTCTGACGTTCATGAACAAACTCGATCGTGACATCCGCGATCCGATGGAAGTGCTGGATGAAGTCGAGAGCGAGCTTAAGATTGCCTGTGCGCCGATTACCTGGCCGATTGGCTGCGGCAAGTTGTTCAAAGGCGTATACCACCTTTATAAAGACGAAACCTATCTGTACCAGAGCGGTAAAGGCCATACGATTCAGGAAGTGCGTATCGTTAAAGGGCTTGATAACCCGGAGCTGGATACCGCTGTTGGCGAAGAGCTGGCTGCGCAACTGCGTGAAGAGCTGGAACTGGTGCAAGGGGCATCGCATGAATTCGAGCTGGACGCGTTTCTGGCTGGTGAACTGACGCCGGTCTTCTTTGGTACGGCGCTGGGTAACTTCGGCGTTGATCACATGCTGGATGGCCTGGTTGCCTGGGCACCTGCGCCGATGCCGCGTAAAACGGATACCCGTGAAGTCACGGCGGCGGAAGAGAAATTTACCGGTTTTGTATTCAAAATTCAGGCGAATATGGATCCGAAACACCGTGACCGCGTGGCGTTTATGCGCGTGGTGTCGGGGAAGTATGAAAAAAGCATGAAGCTGCGTCAGGTTCGTACCGGTAAAGACATGGTGATTTCAGACGCGTTGACCTTTATGGCGGGTGACCGTTCCCACATTGAGGAAGCCTATCCGGGCGATATTATCGGGTTGCACAACCACGGCACGATCCAGATTGGCGATACGTTTACGCAGGGTGAAGACATGAAATTCACCGGCATTCCTAACTTTGCGCCGGAATTGTTCCGTCGCATCCGCCTGCGCGATCCGCTCAAGCAGAAACAGCTGCTGAAAGGATTGGTACAGCTGTCTGAAGAAGGCGCGGTACAGGTCTTCCGTCCATTGACCAACAACGATCTTATCGTGGGGGCGGTCGGCGTACTACAGTTTGATGTGGTGGTTGCCCGTTTGAAAACGGAATATAACGTTGAGGCGATTTACGAGTCGGTAAACGTTTCTACCGCGCGTTGGGTTGAGTGCAGCGATGTGAAGAAATTCGAAGAATTTAAGCGTAAGAACGAGCTGCATCTGGCGCTGGATGGCGGTGATAACCTGGCTTATGTGGCACCGACGATGGTGAACCTGAACCTGACGCGGGAACGCTATCCAGAAGTGACGTTCCACCAAACGCGTGAGCATTAA
- the ubiH gene encoding 2-octaprenyl-6-methoxyphenyl hydroxylase, with translation MAVMIVGGGMAGATLALAISRLSRGTIPVDLIEAHSPLDKEHPGFDARAIALSEGTRQQLAALDIWPSLSSHATAITDIHVSERGHASVVNLKASDYHVQALGHVVELHDVGQRLFALLQQAPGVRVHCPAKVVTVTRTQENATLTLDNGTELTGQLMVAADGSRSMLSHACGIQWQQHDYDQIAVIANVTTAEPHCGRAFERFTPHGPLALLPMSNGRSSLVWCHDKHRQHEVDGWSEAEFRQQLQQAFGWRLGRFTHLGERHSYPLRLLIASQHISHRLALVGNAAQTLHPIAGQGFNLGIRDVMSLAETLVEAAKNQQDIGQYTVLDCYQQRRTPDQDTTVAITDGLVRLFANRYTALAVGRNLGLIAMNNLPLVRDAFARRTLGWVER, from the coding sequence ATGGCAGTCATGATTGTTGGTGGCGGAATGGCTGGCGCGACGCTGGCGCTGGCGATATCGCGGCTTTCACGGGGCACAATCCCGGTCGATCTTATCGAGGCACATTCGCCGCTCGACAAAGAACATCCGGGCTTTGACGCACGCGCCATCGCCTTGTCTGAAGGCACGCGCCAGCAGCTAGCGGCACTGGACATCTGGCCGTCGCTGTCCAGCCATGCAACCGCAATAACCGACATTCACGTCAGCGAACGTGGGCACGCCAGCGTAGTGAACCTGAAAGCTTCGGACTATCACGTTCAGGCATTGGGCCATGTGGTTGAGCTGCACGACGTCGGGCAACGTCTGTTTGCCCTGCTGCAACAGGCACCGGGCGTGCGCGTGCACTGCCCAGCCAAAGTGGTTACCGTCACGCGGACGCAAGAGAACGCGACGCTAACGCTGGACAACGGCACCGAGCTAACGGGTCAATTGATGGTTGCCGCCGATGGTTCTCGCTCTATGCTCTCGCACGCTTGCGGTATTCAGTGGCAACAGCATGATTATGATCAGATCGCTGTGATCGCGAATGTGACGACGGCCGAACCCCACTGTGGACGCGCGTTCGAGCGGTTCACGCCGCATGGCCCGCTGGCGCTGCTACCCATGAGCAACGGCCGTTCTTCACTCGTTTGGTGCCATGATAAACACCGTCAACATGAGGTCGATGGCTGGAGTGAAGCTGAATTTCGTCAGCAGCTACAACAGGCTTTCGGCTGGCGTCTGGGGCGATTCACTCATCTCGGCGAACGCCATAGCTATCCGCTGCGCTTACTGATAGCCAGCCAACACATCAGCCATCGGTTGGCGCTGGTGGGTAACGCGGCACAAACGCTGCACCCGATTGCCGGACAAGGCTTTAATCTGGGCATTCGCGATGTGATGTCATTGGCAGAAACGCTCGTCGAAGCGGCGAAAAATCAGCAGGATATCGGCCAGTACACGGTACTTGACTGCTATCAGCAGCGGCGTACGCCCGATCAAGACACCACGGTGGCGATCACCGATGGGCTGGTCAGACTGTTTGCCAACCGCTATACCGCGTTGGCCGTTGGTCGTAACCTCGGTCTCATCGCCATGAATAACCTGCCGCTGGTGCGCGACGCCTTTGCCCGTCGCACGCTGGGCTGGGTAGAACGTTAA
- a CDS encoding 5-formyltetrahydrofolate cyclo-ligase yields the protein MSSSDSSTLPDTIPSSTASSRQQIRQAVRQSRRLLTPEQQSRFAQQASERVMTHPKIMRADSVAVFLSFDGELDTSPLIQQLWQQGKRVYLPVLHPFRAGHLLFLRYASDTELVRNRLKIMEPRLDVRQVLPLPQLDILLTPLVAFDHQGQRLGMGGGFYDRTLQYRKQVSRGPYPIGLAHDCQQVDALPVESWDIPLPEIITPSRHWQWSTR from the coding sequence ATGTCATCTTCTGATTCATCGACACTTCCCGATACGATACCTTCTTCTACGGCATCATCACGTCAGCAGATCCGTCAGGCTGTGCGGCAAAGTCGGCGTTTGCTGACGCCAGAGCAGCAGTCGCGCTTTGCGCAACAGGCGAGTGAACGCGTCATGACACACCCGAAAATCATGCGGGCAGATAGCGTCGCGGTATTCCTGTCCTTTGATGGCGAGCTGGATACCTCCCCGCTGATTCAACAGCTGTGGCAGCAGGGAAAGCGTGTTTATTTGCCGGTTCTGCATCCGTTTCGCGCCGGGCATCTACTGTTCCTGCGCTATGCGTCGGACACCGAGTTGGTACGCAATCGTCTGAAAATTATGGAACCGCGTCTGGACGTGCGTCAGGTGCTGCCGTTACCGCAACTGGATATCCTGCTGACGCCGCTGGTGGCGTTTGATCATCAAGGGCAGCGGCTGGGTATGGGCGGCGGTTTTTACGACCGTACGTTGCAGTATCGCAAGCAGGTGTCCCGTGGGCCTTATCCGATCGGCTTGGCCCATGATTGTCAGCAGGTTGACGCACTGCCAGTGGAAAGCTGGGATATTCCGCTGCCGGAAATTATTACCCCCTCTCGCCATTGGCAGTGGAGTACGCGCTAG
- the pepP gene encoding Xaa-Pro aminopeptidase — translation MNPQEFLRRRQGLLEKMAPGSAAIIFSAPEAQRNADSDYPYRQNSDFWYFTGFNEPEAVLLLVKSDAKHHHSVIFNRVRDLTAEIWFGRRLGQEAAPAKLGVDRALPFGEISTQLHLLLNGLDVVYHAQGQYDYADRLIFAALDTLRNGTRQGFAAPATLTDWRPWVHEMRLFKSPAEISVMRRACEITALAHTRAMQKCRPGMYEYQLEGEIHHEFTRHGARYPSYNTIVGSGENACILHYTENETQMRDGDLVLIDAGCEYKSYAGDITRTFPVNGKFTAPQRAIYDLVLRSQLRALELFGPGRSIREVNEEVVRMMVSGLIKLGVMKGDVEERIAEQAHRQFFMHGLSHWLGLDVHDVGDYGTTDRGRPLEPGMVLTIEPGLYIAPDAKVPQQYRGIGVRIEDNIVITENGNENLTAGVVKDADDIEALMAQWHDKQH, via the coding sequence ATGAATCCACAAGAATTTCTTCGTCGTCGTCAAGGTCTGTTGGAAAAAATGGCCCCGGGCAGCGCGGCGATTATTTTTTCTGCGCCAGAAGCGCAGCGCAATGCTGACAGCGACTATCCTTATCGTCAAAATAGCGATTTCTGGTATTTCACTGGCTTCAATGAACCAGAAGCCGTTCTGCTGCTGGTAAAAAGCGATGCCAAACATCATCACAGCGTGATCTTCAACCGCGTACGCGATCTGACGGCCGAAATCTGGTTTGGTCGCCGTCTCGGTCAGGAAGCAGCCCCCGCCAAACTCGGCGTTGATCGCGCCCTGCCGTTTGGCGAAATCAGCACACAGTTGCACCTATTATTGAATGGTCTGGACGTGGTGTATCATGCGCAAGGGCAGTACGATTATGCCGACAGGCTGATCTTCGCCGCGCTGGACACGTTGCGCAACGGCACTCGTCAGGGGTTTGCAGCCCCCGCCACGCTGACTGACTGGCGTCCATGGGTACATGAGATGCGCCTGTTCAAATCGCCTGCGGAAATCAGCGTAATGCGCCGCGCCTGTGAAATTACCGCACTGGCCCACACGCGCGCCATGCAAAAATGCCGTCCCGGCATGTATGAATATCAGCTTGAAGGCGAAATTCACCACGAATTTACCCGCCACGGCGCACGCTACCCTTCTTACAACACGATCGTCGGCAGCGGTGAGAACGCCTGCATCCTGCATTACACCGAAAACGAAACGCAAATGCGCGACGGCGATCTGGTGCTGATTGACGCAGGCTGTGAATACAAAAGTTATGCTGGCGATATCACCCGAACTTTCCCCGTCAACGGCAAGTTTACCGCGCCGCAGCGCGCCATTTATGACCTCGTGCTGCGTTCGCAGTTGCGCGCGCTGGAGCTGTTTGGCCCGGGTCGCAGCATCCGCGAAGTAAACGAAGAAGTGGTGCGCATGATGGTCAGCGGGCTCATCAAACTCGGCGTAATGAAAGGCGACGTGGAAGAACGGATTGCCGAACAGGCACATCGCCAGTTCTTCATGCATGGTCTCAGTCACTGGCTGGGTCTGGACGTGCATGACGTGGGAGATTACGGCACGACCGATCGAGGCCGTCCGCTTGAGCCTGGTATGGTTCTGACCATTGAGCCGGGTCTTTACATCGCGCCGGATGCCAAGGTACCACAGCAGTATCGGGGAATCGGCGTGCGTATCGAAGATAACATCGTGATCACCGAAAACGGCAACGAAAACCTGACGGCTGGCGTAGTCAAAGATGCCGATGACATTGAAGCGCTGATGGCGCAATGGCATGACAAGCAACACTAA
- a CDS encoding YecA/YgfB family protein codes for MSIENTFPAYEGLDQLLHQQQVALTAAEMHGLISGMLCGGNHDDSWRTLVFELTNEGMAFTQTLSQPLQDLYQATREALEDDGFLFQLFLPDDSQDDVSVFDRADALAGWVNHFLLGLGVVQPQLNKAKGELKEAIEDLRNIAQLGYDEDEDQEELEQSLEEVIEYVRVSAILCHTEFTSQRVVTAPEQQKPTLH; via the coding sequence ATGTCTATAGAGAATACGTTTCCCGCCTATGAAGGCCTTGACCAACTGCTTCACCAACAGCAAGTCGCGCTGACCGCAGCGGAAATGCACGGTTTGATCAGTGGGATGCTGTGTGGTGGAAACCATGACGACAGTTGGAGAACGCTGGTTTTTGAACTGACTAACGAAGGCATGGCGTTTACCCAGACGCTGTCGCAACCGCTTCAGGACCTGTATCAGGCCACGCGCGAAGCATTGGAAGATGATGGCTTTCTGTTCCAGCTTTTCCTGCCTGACGACTCACAGGATGACGTGAGCGTCTTCGATCGCGCCGACGCGCTGGCAGGTTGGGTCAACCACTTCCTGCTTGGGCTGGGCGTGGTTCAACCGCAGTTGAACAAGGCTAAAGGCGAGCTAAAAGAAGCTATCGAAGATTTACGCAACATCGCACAGCTTGGCTACGACGAAGATGAAGACCAGGAAGAACTGGAGCAATCACTGGAAGAAGTGATTGAGTATGTTCGCGTTTCTGCCATTTTGTGCCATACCGAATTTACCAGCCAGCGCGTTGTGACTGCGCCCGAACAGCAAAAGCCAACGCTGCACTAA